In Nocardia sp. NBC_00403, one DNA window encodes the following:
- a CDS encoding FAD-dependent monooxygenase: MQTQVLIAGAGPTGLTLALELARRNVPVRIVEQAREFFAGSRGDGIQPRTLEVFDDLGVLDAVLAAGTPTPVMRAYFGGEFVGERRMSEPTEPTPAIPYPNLWVLGQSRTEGILRDRLAEFGVHVELSTALVSFDQDDSGVTVTLAHDGADETVRAAYLVGADGGRSTVRKTLNIPFEGTTDDSIRMLLGDVRADVLDHEYGYWFADAERPMEGIAMSPLPGGPHFQCAAPLGADVEPTLEVLQGFVDRYSGRTDIVLSDLTWATVWRPNIRLAQRFRAGRVLLAGDAAHVHPPTGGQGLNTGIQDAYNLGWKLAAAVHGDESLLDSYESERRTVAARVLGISSELLDKLVDGDEDAMHRGEETRQLDISYRDPADHGPLVAGDRAPDAPLKDATGLPIRLFDLFRGPHSTLLCFGKTAEHSNEPGVHTYTVVRPGDGVPGAAALDTDHASGATSLRYVMDVEGQAFEAYHAGEGTAVLVRPDGYLGRRS, translated from the coding sequence GTGCAGACCCAGGTACTCATCGCAGGCGCCGGACCGACCGGCCTGACGCTCGCCCTCGAACTGGCCCGCCGCAACGTCCCGGTGCGCATCGTGGAGCAGGCGCGCGAGTTCTTCGCCGGCTCCCGCGGGGACGGAATCCAGCCGCGCACCCTGGAGGTGTTCGACGATCTCGGCGTGCTGGACGCGGTGCTGGCCGCAGGCACCCCGACGCCGGTCATGCGCGCCTACTTCGGCGGCGAGTTCGTCGGCGAGCGGCGGATGAGTGAACCGACCGAGCCGACTCCCGCGATCCCCTACCCGAACCTCTGGGTGCTCGGACAATCCAGGACCGAGGGCATCCTGCGGGATCGGTTGGCGGAGTTCGGTGTTCACGTCGAGCTGAGCACCGCGCTGGTGTCGTTCGATCAGGACGACTCGGGAGTCACCGTCACGCTCGCACACGACGGCGCCGACGAAACCGTTCGCGCCGCCTATCTTGTCGGGGCCGATGGCGGCCGGAGCACCGTACGCAAGACGCTGAACATCCCCTTCGAAGGCACGACCGATGACTCGATTCGAATGCTGCTCGGCGACGTCCGCGCCGATGTGCTCGACCACGAGTACGGCTACTGGTTCGCCGACGCGGAGCGGCCGATGGAGGGAATCGCGATGTCCCCCTTGCCCGGCGGACCGCATTTCCAGTGCGCCGCACCACTCGGCGCCGATGTCGAACCGACCCTCGAGGTCCTGCAGGGGTTCGTCGACCGATACTCCGGACGCACCGACATCGTCCTGAGCGACCTCACCTGGGCCACCGTGTGGCGGCCGAATATCCGCCTGGCGCAGCGCTTCCGCGCGGGCCGGGTCTTGCTGGCCGGCGACGCCGCACACGTGCATCCGCCGACCGGCGGACAGGGCTTGAACACCGGCATCCAGGATGCTTACAACCTCGGATGGAAGCTCGCCGCGGCGGTGCACGGCGACGAATCACTACTGGACAGCTACGAATCCGAGCGCAGGACGGTGGCCGCACGGGTACTCGGCATCAGCAGCGAACTGCTCGACAAGCTGGTCGACGGCGACGAAGACGCCATGCACCGTGGCGAGGAAACGCGGCAGCTGGATATCAGCTACCGTGATCCGGCCGACCACGGTCCGCTCGTCGCGGGTGATCGCGCGCCCGACGCGCCCCTGAAGGACGCGACCGGGCTGCCGATCCGACTGTTCGACCTTTTCCGCGGACCGCACTCGACACTGCTGTGTTTCGGAAAGACCGCAGAGCATTCGAATGAGCCCGGTGTGCACACGTACACGGTGGTACGTCCGGGAGACGGGGTCCCGGGAGCGGCTGCCCTGGATACAGATCATGCTTCCGGTGCGACGTCACTGCGCTACGTCATGGACGTCGAAG